One window of the Stegostoma tigrinum isolate sSteTig4 chromosome 16, sSteTig4.hap1, whole genome shotgun sequence genome contains the following:
- the cmtm3 gene encoding CKLF-like MARVEL transmembrane domain-containing protein 3 yields the protein MGESELPESAPATSPGLSALIPDKTFLKSRKGLLLAAEVVLSFIILICYLASPLAAFMAAPLIEFLLSICAYYVYVTQYIDRFPGFHGPLIDFLRCVTAAVIFFAISIYAVTKISASAKTAGVFGFVATVVFAFDFYYICNHLISLINPQDLPTHTATIKKSTGEEEMSDSDSD from the exons ATGGGGGAGTCTGAGCTCCCGGAATCTGCTCCTGCTACCTCCCCCGGGCTGAGTGCTCTTATCCCGGACAAAACCTTCTTAAAGTCTCGGAAAGGTCTGCTGCTGGCAGCTGAAGTg GTGctatctttcatcattttaatatGTTACCTGGCATCCCCTCTGGCTGCATTCATGGCTGCTCCACTCATCGAGTTCCTCCTGTCCATTTGTGCCTATTACGTATATGTGACACAGTACATTGACCGTTTCCCAGGCTTCCACGGTCCTTTGATT GATTTCCTGCGCTGTGTCACTGCTGCAGTTATTTTCTTTGCGATCTCGATTTATGCCGTTACAAAGATTTCAGCGTCTGCAAAAACCGCTGGG gtgttTGGTTTCGTGGCAACAGTTGTGTTTGCATTTGATTTCTACTACATCTGCAACCATTTGATCAGTCTCATAAACCCCCAGGATCTCCCGACACACACTGCAACAATCAAAAAATCCACAG GTGAAGAAGAAATGTCAGATTCTGATTCAGATTGA